In Mus musculus strain C57BL/6J chromosome 9, GRCm38.p6 C57BL/6J, one genomic interval encodes:
- the Celf6 gene encoding CUGBP Elav-like family member 6 isoform X4: MNRPIQVKPAASEGRGEDRKLFVGMLGKQQGEEDVRRLFQPFGHIEECTVLRSPDGTSKGCAFVKFGSQGEAQAAIQGLHGSRTMTGASSSLVVKLADTDRERALRRMQQMAGQLGAFHPAPLPLGACGAYTTAILQHQAALLAAAQGPGLGQVAAVAAQMQHVAAFSLVAAPLLPAAANTSPGGNGPGALPGLPAPMGVNGFGSLTPQSNGQPGSDTLYNNGVSPYPAKSPSVADPLQQAYAGIHHYAAAYPSAYAPASTAFSQQPSALPQQQREGPEGCNLFIYHLPQEFGDAELIQTFLPFGAVVSAKVFVDRATNQSKCFGFVSFDNPTSAQTAIQAMNGFQIGMKRLKVQLKRPKDANRPY; encoded by the exons AGGACCGGAAGCTGTTTGTGGGGATGTTGGGCAAGCAGCAGGGTGAGGAGGATGTCAGACGTCTGTTCCAGCCCTTCGGCCATATCGAGGAGTGCACTGTCCTGCGGAGTCCGGACGGTACCAGTAAAG GCTGTGCCTTTGTGAAATTCGGAAGTCAAGGGGAAGCCCAAGCTGCCATCCAGGGACTACACGGTAGCCGGACAATGACG GGTGCCTCCTCCAGCCTGGTGGTTAAGCTGGCAGACACCGACCGGGAGCGCGCGCTGCGAAGGATGCAGCAAATGGCTGGCCAGCTGGGTGCCTTCCACCCGGCACCGCTGCCCCTCGGGGCCTGTGGCGCCTATACCACTGCG ATCCTACAGCACCAGGCAGCGTTGCTGGCCGCAGCGCAGGGTCCGGGGTTAGGCCAGGTGGCCGCGGTGGCCGCCCAGATGCAGCACGTGGCGGCCTTCAGCTTGGTGGCTGCACCGCTGTTGCCCGCGGCAG CCAATACATCCCCTGGTGGCAATGGCCCTGGTGCACTCCCTGGCCTTCCAGCGCCCATGGGAGTCAATGGATTCGGCTCCTTGACCCCCCAGAGCAACGGACAGCCAGGCTCCGACACGCTCTATAACAACGGGGTTTCCCCTTACCCAG CGAAGAGCCCCAGTGTGGCTGACCCCCTGCAGCAGGCCTACGCTGGGATACATCACTATGCAG cAGCCTATCCCTCGGCCTATGCCCCAGCGAGCACAGCTTTTTCCCAACAGCCTTCAGCTCTGCCTCAACAACAAAGAGAAG GCCCCGAAGGCTGTAACCTCTTCATCTATCACCTGCCTCAGGAGTTTGGGGATGCAGAACTCATACAGACATTCCTGCCCTTCGGAGCTGTTGTCTCTGCCAAAGTTTTTGTGGACCGTGCCACCAATCAGAGCAAGTGTTTTG GGTTTGTTAGTTTTGACAATCCAACCAGTGCCCAGACCGCCATCCAGGCCATGAATGGCTTTCAAATCGGCATGAAGAGGCTCAAGGTCCAGCTAAAGAGACCTAAGGATGCCAACAGGCCTTACTGA
- the Celf6 gene encoding CUGBP Elav-like family member 6 isoform X5, with protein MNRPIQVKPAASEGRGEDRKLFVGMLGKQQGEEDVRRLFQPFGHIEECTVLRSPDGTSKGCAFVKFGSQGEAQAAIQGLHGSRTMTGASSSLVVKLADTDRERALRRMQQMAGQLGAFHPAPLPLGACGAYTTAILQHQAALLAAAQGPGLGQVAAVAAQMQHVAAFSLVAAPLLPAAANTSPGGNGPGALPGLPAPMGVNGFGSLTPQSNGQPGSDTLYNNGVSPYPAAYPSAYAPASTAFSQQPSALPQQQREGPEGCNLFIYHLPQEFGDAELIQTFLPFGAVVSAKVFVDRATNQSKCFGFVSFDNPTSAQTAIQAMNGFQIGMKRLKVQLKRPKDANRPY; from the exons AGGACCGGAAGCTGTTTGTGGGGATGTTGGGCAAGCAGCAGGGTGAGGAGGATGTCAGACGTCTGTTCCAGCCCTTCGGCCATATCGAGGAGTGCACTGTCCTGCGGAGTCCGGACGGTACCAGTAAAG GCTGTGCCTTTGTGAAATTCGGAAGTCAAGGGGAAGCCCAAGCTGCCATCCAGGGACTACACGGTAGCCGGACAATGACG GGTGCCTCCTCCAGCCTGGTGGTTAAGCTGGCAGACACCGACCGGGAGCGCGCGCTGCGAAGGATGCAGCAAATGGCTGGCCAGCTGGGTGCCTTCCACCCGGCACCGCTGCCCCTCGGGGCCTGTGGCGCCTATACCACTGCG ATCCTACAGCACCAGGCAGCGTTGCTGGCCGCAGCGCAGGGTCCGGGGTTAGGCCAGGTGGCCGCGGTGGCCGCCCAGATGCAGCACGTGGCGGCCTTCAGCTTGGTGGCTGCACCGCTGTTGCCCGCGGCAG CCAATACATCCCCTGGTGGCAATGGCCCTGGTGCACTCCCTGGCCTTCCAGCGCCCATGGGAGTCAATGGATTCGGCTCCTTGACCCCCCAGAGCAACGGACAGCCAGGCTCCGACACGCTCTATAACAACGGGGTTTCCCCTTACCCAG cAGCCTATCCCTCGGCCTATGCCCCAGCGAGCACAGCTTTTTCCCAACAGCCTTCAGCTCTGCCTCAACAACAAAGAGAAG GCCCCGAAGGCTGTAACCTCTTCATCTATCACCTGCCTCAGGAGTTTGGGGATGCAGAACTCATACAGACATTCCTGCCCTTCGGAGCTGTTGTCTCTGCCAAAGTTTTTGTGGACCGTGCCACCAATCAGAGCAAGTGTTTTG GGTTTGTTAGTTTTGACAATCCAACCAGTGCCCAGACCGCCATCCAGGCCATGAATGGCTTTCAAATCGGCATGAAGAGGCTCAAGGTCCAGCTAAAGAGACCTAAGGATGCCAACAGGCCTTACTGA
- the Celf6 gene encoding CUGBP Elav-like family member 6 isoform 2 (isoform 2 is encoded by transcript variant 2): MNRPIQVKPAASEGRGEDRKLFVGMLGKQQGEEDVRRLFQPFGHIEECTVLRSPDGTSKGCAFVKFGSQGEAQAAIQGLHGSRTMTGASSSLVVKLADTDRERALRRMQQMAGQLGAFHPAPLPLGACGAYTTAILQHQAALLAAAQGPGLGQVAAVAAQMQHVAAFSLVAAPLLPAAANTSPGGNGPGALPGLPAPMGVNGFGSLTPQSNGQPGSDTLYNNGVSPYPAYPSAYAPASTAFSQQPSALPQQQREGPEGCNLFIYHLPQEFGDAELIQTFLPFGAVVSAKVFVDRATNQSKCFGFVSFDNPTSAQTAIQAMNGFQIGMKRLKVQLKRPKDANRPY, from the exons AGGACCGGAAGCTGTTTGTGGGGATGTTGGGCAAGCAGCAGGGTGAGGAGGATGTCAGACGTCTGTTCCAGCCCTTCGGCCATATCGAGGAGTGCACTGTCCTGCGGAGTCCGGACGGTACCAGTAAAG GCTGTGCCTTTGTGAAATTCGGAAGTCAAGGGGAAGCCCAAGCTGCCATCCAGGGACTACACGGTAGCCGGACAATGACG GGTGCCTCCTCCAGCCTGGTGGTTAAGCTGGCAGACACCGACCGGGAGCGCGCGCTGCGAAGGATGCAGCAAATGGCTGGCCAGCTGGGTGCCTTCCACCCGGCACCGCTGCCCCTCGGGGCCTGTGGCGCCTATACCACTGCG ATCCTACAGCACCAGGCAGCGTTGCTGGCCGCAGCGCAGGGTCCGGGGTTAGGCCAGGTGGCCGCGGTGGCCGCCCAGATGCAGCACGTGGCGGCCTTCAGCTTGGTGGCTGCACCGCTGTTGCCCGCGGCAG CCAATACATCCCCTGGTGGCAATGGCCCTGGTGCACTCCCTGGCCTTCCAGCGCCCATGGGAGTCAATGGATTCGGCTCCTTGACCCCCCAGAGCAACGGACAGCCAGGCTCCGACACGCTCTATAACAACGGGGTTTCCCCTTACCCAG CCTATCCCTCGGCCTATGCCCCAGCGAGCACAGCTTTTTCCCAACAGCCTTCAGCTCTGCCTCAACAACAAAGAGAAG GCCCCGAAGGCTGTAACCTCTTCATCTATCACCTGCCTCAGGAGTTTGGGGATGCAGAACTCATACAGACATTCCTGCCCTTCGGAGCTGTTGTCTCTGCCAAAGTTTTTGTGGACCGTGCCACCAATCAGAGCAAGTGTTTTG GGTTTGTTAGTTTTGACAATCCAACCAGTGCCCAGACCGCCATCCAGGCCATGAATGGCTTTCAAATCGGCATGAAGAGGCTCAAGGTCCAGCTAAAGAGACCTAAGGATGCCAACAGGCCTTACTGA
- the Celf6 gene encoding CUGBP Elav-like family member 6 isoform X6 produces the protein MLGKQQGEEDVRRLFQPFGHIEECTVLRSPDGTSKGCAFVKFGSQGEAQAAIQGLHGSRTMTGASSSLVVKLADTDRERALRRMQQMAGQLGAFHPAPLPLGACGAYTTAILQHQAALLAAAQGPGLGQVAAVAAQMQHVAAFSLVAAPLLPAAANTSPGGNGPGALPGLPAPMGVNGFGSLTPQSNGQPGSDTLYNNGVSPYPAKSPSVADPLQQAYAGIHHYAAAYPSAYAPASTAFSQQPSALPQQQREGPEGCNLFIYHLPQEFGDAELIQTFLPFGAVVSAKVFVDRATNQSKCFGFVSFDNPTSAQTAIQAMNGFQIGMKRLKVQLKRPKDANRPY, from the exons ATGTTGGGCAAGCAGCAGGGTGAGGAGGATGTCAGACGTCTGTTCCAGCCCTTCGGCCATATCGAGGAGTGCACTGTCCTGCGGAGTCCGGACGGTACCAGTAAAG GCTGTGCCTTTGTGAAATTCGGAAGTCAAGGGGAAGCCCAAGCTGCCATCCAGGGACTACACGGTAGCCGGACAATGACG GGTGCCTCCTCCAGCCTGGTGGTTAAGCTGGCAGACACCGACCGGGAGCGCGCGCTGCGAAGGATGCAGCAAATGGCTGGCCAGCTGGGTGCCTTCCACCCGGCACCGCTGCCCCTCGGGGCCTGTGGCGCCTATACCACTGCG ATCCTACAGCACCAGGCAGCGTTGCTGGCCGCAGCGCAGGGTCCGGGGTTAGGCCAGGTGGCCGCGGTGGCCGCCCAGATGCAGCACGTGGCGGCCTTCAGCTTGGTGGCTGCACCGCTGTTGCCCGCGGCAG CCAATACATCCCCTGGTGGCAATGGCCCTGGTGCACTCCCTGGCCTTCCAGCGCCCATGGGAGTCAATGGATTCGGCTCCTTGACCCCCCAGAGCAACGGACAGCCAGGCTCCGACACGCTCTATAACAACGGGGTTTCCCCTTACCCAG CGAAGAGCCCCAGTGTGGCTGACCCCCTGCAGCAGGCCTACGCTGGGATACATCACTATGCAG cAGCCTATCCCTCGGCCTATGCCCCAGCGAGCACAGCTTTTTCCCAACAGCCTTCAGCTCTGCCTCAACAACAAAGAGAAG GCCCCGAAGGCTGTAACCTCTTCATCTATCACCTGCCTCAGGAGTTTGGGGATGCAGAACTCATACAGACATTCCTGCCCTTCGGAGCTGTTGTCTCTGCCAAAGTTTTTGTGGACCGTGCCACCAATCAGAGCAAGTGTTTTG GGTTTGTTAGTTTTGACAATCCAACCAGTGCCCAGACCGCCATCCAGGCCATGAATGGCTTTCAAATCGGCATGAAGAGGCTCAAGGTCCAGCTAAAGAGACCTAAGGATGCCAACAGGCCTTACTGA